The Aneurinibacillus uraniidurans genome segment GCGGTGTATATGTACCGATGGCTAGTCGGGAATTTACGCCTGTGGACTGTCAAACAAACCGTAGTAGCGGGCAAGTGGCGAGATGGGGCAGGATGAAACAGGAAAACTCTTAACATAGACGTTTGTCTATGTTTTAAGTGGCAGGCTTTACATGCAGACGATTAACATTTTACTAATTGAAGATCATGTCATTGTTCGCTCCGGGCTGACCCTATTCTTACATAGCCAGCCTTCTATCAAAGTGATCGGTGAAGCGGCTGACGGACAGGAAGGACTCAAGCTTCTTCATGTCATCCAGCCTGATCTAATTATTACCGATCTGTCCATGCCCAAAGGAATGGACGGATTCACAGCCTTACAAGAAATTAGGCGCTCGTTTCCTGACATTCCCGTGCTAATTCTGACCATGCATGATGACGAAATTTACGTAAAACAAGCAATACGACTTGGAGCAGACGGTCTCGTCCTCAAACAGACCGATACGCAGCAATTACTGGAAGCTATTTATGCCATTACACAAGGTCACAAATACTTTGATACGACGTTCCCTGCTGACCTCATCGCCCAATTTCAGCGTGAAGTAACGGAAGAAGGCAATAAAAAAACCCTGACAGCTCGCGAAGAAGAAATCGTTCGCTTAACAGCCAGGGGCTATACAAACAAGGAAATTTCCGAGCAGCTGTTCATCAGTGTGAAAACTGTCGAAAATCATAAAACAAGTGCCATGAAAAAATTGCAGCTTACGACACGGGCTGATCTTGTCCAGTACGCGATTGAACATGGGATGCTTAACGTATACAAACCGACCTGATCACTACGGTCCAGCATAATGGGACAACTGCGGCAGCATACGATTTTCCATGTTCATCCGAGACTGACAGAGCGGGCAATCCGGTTGTGCAATGAATGAATAATCCTGGCGCATCCAGCCGTTACAAGATTCATTTTCACAGCTCCATACCACTATTTCAAATAACGGCACTTCTTCCAACTGCTGACGCGCACGCATGAATGCCATACAAAATCCCCCTTTTTTCAGGAATATCCATAGTATTCCTTAGGATGTATGCTTTATGCATCTGTCGAAATATCGAATTTACACTTGTTTTGATAACCTTTGTCGATACAGTAGGAAGTTGTCCCGTTATGCCGTATTCTTAATGATAAGCGATAACCGATGAGGAGGAATACGTGATGCAAAGCAATAGCATGTGGATGACCTCGAAAGACGTAGCCGAAAAACTCGATGTAAGCGTACGTACTATTCGCAACTGGATCGAAAACTTCAGCGCCTATATGGTACTCCAGAAAAACAGTCAGGGACACTTCCTCCTAAGCGAACAGGCATTTGCACTACTTGTAGAAATTAAACGCATGAAAGATTCCGGTGTCCCGACTCTGCGTGAAGTGGAAGAATTGCTTGTGCTCGAAAAAATCGTACCCGAACACCGATCGGTTGAATTTTCCGATCATACGTTTGAGGAAGAGGATCTACTTCCCAATCACGTTTCAAGTCGCCTCAACGAAATCGAAACCAAACTCGCCCGCCAGCTAGCGGACGTCTCACGTGAGATCACAGATGTATTCAATCAATCTGTTTCGGAGCTGTCCAAGCCGCATGCAGAAGAGCTGTCTCCTGCTCCAGCCCCTGATCTGCTGGTGACACAGTACTATAAAGAAATCCTCCGTAAAATGGACGAAATGGAGAAAAAGCAAGAAGATCTCCGCCTTGAAATGCGCAAAATGAACTTCGAAATTCAAATGGTCGGAGCCATTCAAAAACAGGAAGAAAAAAAGAAAAAACGTTTCCGCTGGCCGCTGTTTAGCTTCGCTAAATCAGCTGTGAAATAGAAAAAGGAGGGAATCAGGAAATATCCTGCCCCTCCTTTTTCTATTTCGACTTGCCACACTACTCATGCGTTTCGGCAGCATAGACACGATCTTCGTCCGTTTCTTCCTGATTCACTTCCTCTTCAAGCTTACGCAGGGCTAAACGTACAATACGCAGATGGTCTACTTCACTCACCTGGAATTCGTAACCGTGACCGTATACAGTTTGCCCGACCTGCGGCGGAAATTCTACTTGCGAAAATACCCATCCACCAATCGTATCATAATCATCTGATTCTACATCAAGACCGAAGCGATCATTCACTTCTTCAATCAGCAGACGTCCATCAACCGAGTATGACGTATCAGCCCGCAACTCAATATGCGGCCGCTCCTCATCAAATTCATCCTGAATCTCACCGACGATTTCTTCGAGAATGTCTTCTACCGTGACAAGTCCAGCCGTTCCACCGTATTCATCAATCACAATGGCCATCTGTGATTTATTGCGCTGCATCTGCTTAAGCAGATCGCTAATATGAATGGATTCTGGTACTCTCTCAACCGGTCGAATTACGGCAGACAGGTCATTCTTACGGTCACTCATATACATTTTATAAATGTCCTTAATATGAACAAACCCGATAATGTTATCCTTATCTTCGGCCGCTACCGGATAACGAGTGTGCATTTCTTCCATTACCAGCTGGAAGTTCTCATCGAATGAGTTATCTTTAAATACACATACCATATCGGTCCGTGGAATCATAATTTCGCGTGCATTACGCTCTGCAAATTCAAACACATTATCCACAAGCGTCAGTTCCGTCTGGTCAATCAGACCGCTCTGATGACTCTGCTTCATCAAAATTCTGATTTCTTCCTCCGTATGAGCAGAATCATGGTCTTTCGACTGTTCGATTCCAATAAAATGCAGGAAGAAAAATGCGGCTTTGTTCAGCATCCAGATAAACGGATACATAACTTTATGGAACAGCATAAGAGGTGGTGCTGTCCACAGTGTCATTGACTCTGCTTTTTGAATTGCCAGTGACTTCGGGGCAAGCTCCCCAAGCACGATATGCAAGAATGTAATGAGCAGGAAAGAAATAGCGATCGATACGGTATGCATCACTGTATCCGGCATATTTAGCATATGCATCAGTGGTGCAATCATATTTGCAATCGCCGGTTCCCCGATCCAGCCAAGCGCAAGCGAGGCAAGCGTAATGCCAAGCTGTGTTGCTGACAAGTATGCATCAAGATTATCTGTCATTTTTTTCGCCAGACTCGCACGCTTGTTCCCTTCCATCACAAGCTGATTCAGCCGTGTGCTCCGCACTTTAACAATGGCAAATTCTGCTGCCACGAAAAAGCCATTTAAAAATACAAGCAGAAAAACGGCAGCAATATAAAGTAAGCCAGACAATGGGTCAGTACTCAACTAGTTTCTGTCACTCATGAGAATGACAGATACACCTCCTTTGTAGGTAAAAAAAATTCAAGAAACTACGCTTCTGTAATACATTCTATTATTAGTTATACCACATCTTGCCTGATTTATGAACACCTGCACTAGTCTTCGTCACGATTACCCACAAAAAGCCATACGTATTCAAGCAACTGAAGGACAGACATAAGCGCCGCCGCCACATACGTTAGTGCCGCAGCTCCGAGCACGTTGCTTACGCCACCTTTTTCATCTTCAGTCACGATTCCTTCTGCAAGCATGAGACGCTTTGCGCGTGCACT includes the following:
- a CDS encoding response regulator, with amino-acid sequence MQTINILLIEDHVIVRSGLTLFLHSQPSIKVIGEAADGQEGLKLLHVIQPDLIITDLSMPKGMDGFTALQEIRRSFPDIPVLILTMHDDEIYVKQAIRLGADGLVLKQTDTQQLLEAIYAITQGHKYFDTTFPADLIAQFQREVTEEGNKKTLTAREEEIVRLTARGYTNKEISEQLFISVKTVENHKTSAMKKLQLTTRADLVQYAIEHGMLNVYKPT
- a CDS encoding hemolysin family protein, with protein sequence MSTDPLSGLLYIAAVFLLVFLNGFFVAAEFAIVKVRSTRLNQLVMEGNKRASLAKKMTDNLDAYLSATQLGITLASLALGWIGEPAIANMIAPLMHMLNMPDTVMHTVSIAISFLLITFLHIVLGELAPKSLAIQKAESMTLWTAPPLMLFHKVMYPFIWMLNKAAFFFLHFIGIEQSKDHDSAHTEEEIRILMKQSHQSGLIDQTELTLVDNVFEFAERNAREIMIPRTDMVCVFKDNSFDENFQLVMEEMHTRYPVAAEDKDNIIGFVHIKDIYKMYMSDRKNDLSAVIRPVERVPESIHISDLLKQMQRNKSQMAIVIDEYGGTAGLVTVEDILEEIVGEIQDEFDEERPHIELRADTSYSVDGRLLIEEVNDRFGLDVESDDYDTIGGWVFSQVEFPPQVGQTVYGHGYEFQVSEVDHLRIVRLALRKLEEEVNQEETDEDRVYAAETHE
- a CDS encoding MerR family transcriptional regulator — encoded protein: MQSNSMWMTSKDVAEKLDVSVRTIRNWIENFSAYMVLQKNSQGHFLLSEQAFALLVEIKRMKDSGVPTLREVEELLVLEKIVPEHRSVEFSDHTFEEEDLLPNHVSSRLNEIETKLARQLADVSREITDVFNQSVSELSKPHAEELSPAPAPDLLVTQYYKEILRKMDEMEKKQEDLRLEMRKMNFEIQMVGAIQKQEEKKKKRFRWPLFSFAKSAVK
- a CDS encoding cold-shock protein, yielding MAFMRARQQLEEVPLFEIVVWSCENESCNGWMRQDYSFIAQPDCPLCQSRMNMENRMLPQLSHYAGP